From the Macaca thibetana thibetana isolate TM-01 chromosome 12, ASM2454274v1, whole genome shotgun sequence genome, one window contains:
- the MAP2 gene encoding microtubule-associated protein 2 isoform X16, which translates to MAEEEKPAALPEKECGAAKSSDQPKGLSKGQMESSAEAQIVPEESAPAGAPHEKSVKEVKEVSPEVKTPSSAGEDLLTASKMEFHDQQELTPSAAEPLDTKEEESEKQSKPGEDLKHAALVSQPETTKTYPDKRDMQGIEEEKAPPALFGHTLVASLEDMKQKTEPSLVVPGIDLPKEPPTPKEQKDWFIEMPTEAKKDEWGLVAPISPGPLTPMREKDVFDDIPKWEGKQFDSPMPSPFQGGSFTLPLDVMKNEIVTDTSPFTPAFLQPDDKKSLQQTSGPATAKDGFNIEEPYEDKPDKTAEAPPSEAMTLPKDAHIPVVEEHVTGKVLEEEKEAINQETVQQKDTFTPSGQEPILTEKELELKLEEKTTISDKEAVPKESKPPKPADEEAGIIQTSTEHIFSEQKDQEPTTDMSEQDSFPVSLEQAVTDSAMTSKTLEKAMTEPSALIEKSSIQELFEMRVDDKDKIEGVGAATSAELDMPFYEDKSGMSKYFETSALKEEATKSIEPGSDYYELSDTRESVHESIDTMSPMHKNGDKEFQTGKEPQPSPPAQETGYSTLAQSYPSDLPEEPSSPQERMFTIDPKVYGEKRDLHSKNKDDLTLSRSLGLGGRSAIEQRSMSINLPMSCLDSIALGFNFGRGHDLSPLASDILTNTSGSMDEGDDYLPATTPALEKAPCFPVESKEEEQIEKVKATGEESTQVETSCESPFLAKDFYKNGTVMAPDLPEMLDLAGTRSRLASVSADAEVARRKSVPSETVVEDSRTGLPPVTDENHVIVKTDSQLEDLGYCVFNKYTVPLPSPVQDSENLSGESGSFYEGTDDKVRRDLATDLSLIEVKLAAAGRVKDEFSVDKEASAHISDDKSGLSKEFDQEKKANDRLDTVIEKSEEHTDSKEHAKKTEEAGDEVETFGLGVTYEQALAKDLSIPTDASSEKAEKGLSSVPEVAEVESSKKVEQGLDFAVQGQLDVKISDFGQMASGLNIDDRRTTELKLEATQDMTPSSKAPQEVDAFMGVESGHMKEGIKVSETEVKEKVAKPDLVHQEAVDKEESYESSGEHESLTMESLKADEGKKETSPESSLIQDEIAVKLSVEIPCPPAVSEADLATDERADVQMEFIQGPKEESKETPDISITPSDVAEPLHEAIISEPAEIQSEEEEIEAQGEYDKLLFRSDTLQITDLGVSGAREEFVETCPGEHKGVIESVVTIEDDFITVVQTTTDEGESGSHSVRFAALEQPEVERRPSPHDEEEFEVEEAAEAQAEPKDGSPEAPASPEREEVAFSEYKTETYDDYKDETTIDDSIMDADSLWVDTQDDDRSIMTEQLETIPKEEKAEKEARRSSLEKHRKEKPFKTGRGRISTPERKVAKKEPSTVSRDEVRRKKAVYKKAELAKKTEVQAHSPSRKFILKPAIKYTRPTHLSCVKRKTTAAGGESALAPSVFKQAKDKVSNSTLSKIPALQGSTKSPRYSSACPSTTKRATFSDSLLMQPTSAGSTDRLPYSKSGNKDGVTKSPEKRSSLPRPSSILPPRRGVSGDRDENSFSLNSSLSSSARRTTRSEPIRRAGKSGTSTPTTPGSTAITPGTPPSYSSRTPGTPGTPSYPRTPHTPGTPKSAILVPSEKKVAIIRTPPKSPATPKQLRLINQPLPDLKNVKSKIGSTDNIKYQPKGGQVRILNKKIDFSKVQSRCGSKDNIKHSAGGGNVQIVTKKIDLSHVTSKCGSLKNIRHRPGGGRVKIESVKLDFKEKAQAKVGSLDNAHHVPGGGNVKIDSQKLNFREHAKARVDHGAEIITQSPGRSSVASPRRLSNVSSSGSINLLESPQLATLAEDVTAALAKQGL; encoded by the exons ATGGCTGAGGAAGAGAAACCTGCTGCTCTTCCTGAGAAAGAGTGTGGGGCTGCTAAGTCCTCAGACCAACCCAAAGGCCTCAGTAAGGGCCAAATGGAGTCTAGTGCGGAGGCCCAAATAGTTCCCGAAGAGAGTGCCCCGGCAGGGGCCCCACATGAGAAAAGTGTAAAAGAGGTCAAGGAGGTGTCTCCAGAAGTAAAAACCCCTTCCTCTGCTGGGGAAG ATTTACTTACAGCCTCGAAGATGGAGTTCCATGATCAGCAGGAATTGACTCCCTCTGCAGCTGAGCCTTTAGACACGAAGGAAGAGGAGTCAGAGAAGCAAAGTAAGCCTGGTGAAGACCTTAAACATGCTGCCTTAGTTTCTCAGCCAGAGACAACTAAAACTTACCCTGATAAAAGGGACATGCAAGgcatagaagaagaaaaagcaccCCCAGCTTTGTTTGGGCACACTCTTGTTGCCAGCCTGGAAGACATGAAACAGAAGACAGAACCAAGCCTTGTAGTACCTGGCATTGACCTCCCTAAAGAGCCTCCAACTCCAAAAGAACAAAAGGACTGGTTCATCGAAATGCCAACAGAAGCAAAAAAGGATGAGTGGGGTTTAGTTGCTCCAATATCTCCTGGCCCTCTGACTCCCATGAGGGAAAAAGACGTATTTGATGATATCCCAAAATGGGAAGGGAAACAATTTGATTCTCCCATGCCAAGTCCCTTTCAAGGTGGAAGCTTCACTCTTCCTTTAGATGTCATGAAGAATGAAATAGTTACAGACACATCACCCTTCACCCCTGCCTTTTTACAGCCAGATGACAAAAAATCTCTGCAACAAACCAGTGGCCCAGCTACTGCCAAAGATGGTTTTAACATTGAAGAGCCCTATGAGGATAAACCTGACAAAACGGCAGAAGCACCACCCTCAGAGGCAATGACCTTACCCAAAGATGCTCACATTCCAGTTGTAGAAGAACATGTTACAGGGAAAGttttagaggaagaaaaggaggccaTAAATCAAGAGACTGTACAGCAGAAAGATACTTTCACCCCCAGTGGACAGGAACCTATACTTACTGAAAAGGAACTTGAGCTGAAGCTTGAAGAAAAAACCACCATTTCTGACAAAGAAGCTGTGCCAAAAGAGAGTAAACCCCCAAAACCTGCAGATGAAGAAGCAGGCATAATTCAGACCTCCACAGAGCATATTTTCTCAGAACAGAAAGACCAAGAGCCTACCACAGATATGTCGGAACAGGACTCGTTCCCTGTAAGTTTGGAGCAAGCAGTTACAGATTCAGCCATGACCTCTAAAACACTGGAGAAAGCCATGACCGAACCATCTGCATTAATTGAAAAGAGCTCAATTCAGGAACTTTTTGAAATGAGAGTTGATGACAAAGATAAGATTGAAGGGGTTGGAGCTGCAACATCAGCTGAGCTTGACATGCCATTTTATGAAGATAAATCAGGAATGTCCAAGTACTTTGAAACATCTGCCTTGAAGGAAGAAGCAACAAAAAGCATTGAGCCAGGCAGTGATTACTATGAACTGAGTGACACTAGAGAAAGTGTCCATGAGTCTATTGATACCATGTCTCCCATGCATAAAAATGGTGACAAGGAGTTTCAAACAGGAAAAGAACCCCAGCCCAGTCCTCCAGCACAAGAAACAGGGTACAGCACTCTCGCACAGAGTTATCCATCTGATTTACCTGAAGAACCCAGTTCTCCTCAAGAAAGAATGTTCACTATTGATCCAAAAGTGTATGGAGAGAAAAGGGACCTCCACAGTAAGAATAAGGACGATTTGACCCTCAGCAGGAGTTTAGGACTTGGTGGTAGGTCTGCAATAGAACAAAGAAGCATGTCAATCAATTTGCCTATGTCTTGCCTAGATTCCATAGCCCTTGGATTTAACTTTGGTCGGGGACATGATCTTTCTCCTCTGGCTTCCGATATTCTAACCAACACTAGTGGAAGTATGGATGAAGGGGATGATTACCTTCCAGCCACCACACCAGCACTAGAGAAAGCCCCTTGCTTCCCTGTAGAAAGCAAAGAGGAGGAACAGATAGAGAAAGTAAAAGCTACCGGAGAAGAAAGTACTCAAGTGGAGACATCATGTGAGTCTCCTTTCCTAGCCAAAGATTTTTACAAAAATGGTACTGTCATGGCACCGGACCTGCCTGAAATGCTAGATCTGGCAGGCACAAGGTCAAGACTGGCTTCTGTGAGTGCAGATGCTGAGGTTGCCAGGAGGAAATCAGTCCCATCAGAGACTGTGGTTGAGGATAGTCGTACTGGTTTGCCCCCGGTAACTGATGAAAACCATGTCATTGTAAAAACGGACAGTCAGCTCGAAGACCTGGGCTACtgtgtgttcaataaatacaCAGTCCCATTGCCGTCACCTGTTCAAGACAGTGAGAATTTATCAGGGGAGAGTGGTTCCTTTTATGAAGGCACTGATGATAAAGTTCGAAGAGATTTGGCCACAGACCTTTCATTGATTGAAGTGAAACTGGCAGCAGCCGGAAGAGTCAAAGATGAGTTCAGTGTTGACAAAGAAGCATCCGCGCATATCTCTGATGACAAATCAGGACTGAGTAAGGAGTTTGACCAAGAGAAGAAAGCTAATGATAGGTTGGATACTGTAATAGAAAAAAGTGAAGAACATACTGATTCAAAAGAACATGCCAAGAAAACTGAAGAGGCTGGTGATGAAGTAGAAACATTCGGATTAGGAGTAACCTATGAGCAAGCTTTGGCCAAAGATTTGTCAATACCAACAGATGCATCCTCTGAGAAAGCGGAGAAGGGTCTTAGTTCAGTGCCAGAGGTAGCTGAGGTAGAATCATCCAAAAAGGTGGAACAAGGTCTGGATTTTGCTGTCCAGGGTCAACTAGATGTTAAAATTAGTGACTTTGGACAGATGGCTTCAGGGCTAAACATAGATGATAGAAGGACAACAGAGCTAAAACTTGAGGCTACACAGGACATGACCCCCTCATCCAAAGCACCGCAGGAGGTAGATGCATTTATGGGTGTCGAGTCTGGCCACATGAAAGAAGGCATCAAAGTTAGTGAGACAGAAGTCAAAGAGAAGGTGGCCAAGCCTGACTTGGTGCACCAGGAGGCTGTAGACAAGGAGGAGTCCTATGAGTCTAGTGGTGAGCATGAAAGTCTTACCATGGAGTCCTTGAAAGCTGATGAGGGCAAGAAGGAAACATCTCCAGAATCATCtctaattcaagatgagattgctGTCAAACTGTCGGTGGAAATACCTTGCCCACCTGCTGTTTCAGAGGCTGATTTAGCCACAGATGAGAGAGCTGATGTCCAGATGGAATTTATTCAGGGgccaaaagaagaaagcaaagagacCCCAGATATATCCATCACGCCTTCTGATGTTGCAGAGCCATTGCATGAAGCAATCATATCTGAACCAGCAGAGATTCAGAGTGAGGAAGAAGAGATAGAAGCCCAGGGAGAATATGATAAACTGCTCTTCCGCTCAGACACCCTTCAGATTACTGACCTGGGTGTCTCAGGTGCCAGGGAGGAATTTGTGGAGACCTGCCCAGGTGAACACAAAGGAGTGATTGAGTCTGTTGTGACCATCGAGGATGATTTCATCACTGTAGTGCAAACCACAACTGATGAAGGGGAGTCAGGGTCCCACAGCGTGCGTTTTGCAGCACTAGAGCAGCCTGAGGTGGAAAGGAGACCATCTCCTCATGACGAAGAAGAGTTTGAAGTAGAAGAGGCAGCTGAAGCCCAGGCAGAACCCAAAGATGGTTCCCCAGAGGCTCCAGCTTCCCCTGAGAGAGAAGAGGTTGCATTTTCTGAATATAAGACAGAAACCTATGACGATTACAAAGACGAGACCACCATTGACGACTCCATCATGGACGCTGACAGCCTCTGGGTGGACACTCAAG ATGATGATAGGAGCATCATGACAGAACAGTTAGAAACTATTCCTAAAGAGGAGAAAGCTGAAAAGGAAGCTCGGAGATCATCTCTTGagaaacatagaaaagaaaagccttttaAAACCGGGAGAGGCAGAATTTCCACTCCTGAAAGAAAAGTAGCTAAAAAGGAACCTAGCACAGTCTCCAGAGATGaagtgagaaggaaaaaag CAGTTTATAAGAAGGCTGAACTTGCTAAAAAAACAGAAGTTCAGGCCCACTCTCCCTCCaggaaattcattttaaaacctGCTATCAAATATACTAGACCAACTCATCTCTCCTGTGTTAAGCGGAAAACCACAG CAGCAGGTGGGGAATCAGCTCTGGCTCCCAGTGTATTTAAACAGGCAAAGGACAAAGTCTCT AATTCTACCTTGTCAAAGATTCCTGCTTTACAGGGTAGCACAAAGTCCCCAAGATACAGCTCAGCCTGCCCTAGCACGACTAAAAGGGCTACATTTTCTGACAGTTTATTAATGCAGCCCACCTCAGCAGGCTCCACAGACCGTTTGCCATACTCAAAATCAGGGAACAAG GATGGAGTAACCAAGAGCCCAGAAAAGCGCTCTTCTCTCCCAAGACCTTCCTCCATTCTTCCTCCTCGCCGAGGTGTATCAGGAGACAGAGATGAGAACTCCTTCTCTCTCAAcagttctctctcttcttcagcACGGCGGACCACCA GGTCAGAGCCAATTCGCAGAGCAGGAAAAAGTGGTACCTCAACACCCACTACCCCTGGGTCTACTGCCATCACTCCTGGCACCCCACCAAGTTATTCTTCACGCACACCAGGCACTCCTGGAACCCCTAGCTATCCCAGGACCCCTCACACACCAGGAACGCCCAAGTCTGCCATCTTGGTGCCGAGTGAGAAGAAGGTCGCCATCATACGTACTCCTCCAAAATCTCCTGCGACTCCCAAACAGCTTCGGCTTATAAACCAACCACTGCCAGACCTGAAGAATGTCAAATCCAAAATCGGATCAACAGACAACATCAAATACCAGCCTAAAGGGGGGCAG